One window from the genome of Oryza glaberrima chromosome 3, OglaRS2, whole genome shotgun sequence encodes:
- the LOC127765352 gene encoding uncharacterized protein LOC127765352, with protein MLVRSASTPVLGALLPSGSHSPAVSSPAVHFFADSSPTVSYHPPTISCRLTPGGSDAHDRSLGGLRRACSDGNLAALGASGDDDHHHHLPPSGKCAPRSKPTTLETIQSFTQRGGASTDEEEEEDEDDGDHESAEQELSFGKFRFSGSSTFAQVEHPLFLARGLGIDRLGSGLLSADGGSGGIGGSDGGGGGGAGGSYLVTSDNGGNRSDIEMHYKKMIEEDPCNGLFLRNYAQFLYQIKGDSRKAEEYYSRAILADPNDGELLSEYAKLVWDVHRDEDRASSYFERAARASPQNSHVLAAHAAFLWDTDDGDGPEGSSSDALGYAGFAAAAAHSSLASATT; from the exons ATGCTGGTAAGGAGCGCCTCCACGCCGGTTCTCGGCGCGCTCCTCCCGTCCGGGAGCCACTCGCCGGCTGTCTCCTCCCCGGCCGTCCACTTCTTCGCCGACTCGTCGCCGACGGTCTCGTACCACCCGCCGACCATCTCCTGCCGGCTCACTCCAGGCGGCTCCGACGCCCACGACCGCTCCCTCGGTGGCCTGCGCCGCGCTTGCTCCGATGGAAACCTCGCCGCTCTAGGCGCCAGCGGggacgacgaccaccaccaccacctcccgccGTCCGGCAAGTGCGCGCCGCGCTCCAAGCCAACGACGCTCGAGACGATCCAGTCGTTCACGCAACGCGGCGGCGCTTCcacggacgaggaggaggaggaggacgaggacgacggcgaccacgaaaGCGCGGAGCAGGAGCTGAGCTTTGGGAAGTTCCGCTTCAGCGGCAGCAGCACGTTCGCGCAGGTCGAGCACCCGCTGTTCCTCGCCAGAGGCCTCGGGATCGACCGCCTCGGCTCAGGCTTGCTGAgcgccgacggcggcagcggcggcatcggcggttccgacggcggcggcggcggtggcgccggaggcAGTTACCTGGTGACCTCCGACAACGGAGGGAATCGCTCTGACATCGAGATGCATTACAAGAAGATGATCGAGGAGGACCCATGCAACGGCCTCTTCCTGAGGAACTACGCGCAGTTCCTGTATCAG ATTAAAGGGGATAGCCGGAAGGCAGAGGAGTACTACTCCCGTGCCATCCTCGCCGACCCGAACGACGGCGAGCTCCTGTCGGAGTACGCCAAGCTGGTCTGGGACGTGCACCGCGACGAGGACCGCGCCTCCAGCTACTTCGAGCGGGCAGCGAGAGCCTCCCCGCAGAACAG CCACGTTCTCGCCGCGCACGCCGCGTTCTTGTGGGAcacggacgacggcgacgggccgGAGGGTAGCAGCAGCGACGCGCTGGGCTACGCGGGgttcgccgctgctgctgctcactcGTCCTTGGCTTCGGCAACAACCTGA